Within Bradymonas sediminis, the genomic segment CGCCAAAATACTTATCGCCGCTGCCAAATTGAGCGATGGCGGTGTCTTCGTCGGGGTTGCTCATGAAGTTGACGTAGCGTTTGAGGATCTGCGGGTCGAACTCCAGCGTCTCCTTCATTACCCGCCGATACCCGGCGTTATCCTCGTCGGAGAGCATATTCATAAACGCGCTATTATAGACCCGGTGCATGCCCAGTGAGCGCACGAAGAACCCCTCCATCATCCAAAACGCCTCGGCCAATAGCAGCGTGTCGGGCGCCTCCTGGGCGACCCGCGCGACCACCTCGGTCCAGAACTCCTGCCCCGCGACACGCTCGAAATCCTCCTTGCTCATCGCGTATTGGGCGCGCGACGGGATCGCCCCGCCCGCTCCGCGCTCGGGAAACCACAGCCGCTGAATATGTTTTTTGACCAACGTCATCGCCGCGTCAAAGCGGATGATCGAGGCGTTTCGGGCGACCTCCAGGATCTGCTGAATCACCGCCTCGCGCGCCTCGGGGTTCAGATAATCGAGCTGCGCGGTGTCATTCCACGGCATGCTGGTGCCGTCGTTTCCGTGATAAACATATTGCACCTCACCGCTGGAAAAATCCTCGCGCTTAAATGTCACCGCGGCGTCCGTGCGCTCATAATAATGGTCTTCGAGATAGATCCCGACGCGCGGATTATCGGAGAGATTCGGCCCATTAAATTGATAGGAGGGATACGGAAGATCGTCGCGGCGGATAAACCACTCGGGATGCTCGTAGACCCACTTCGAGGTGATGCCCATATGATTGGGCACCATATCGGCGGCCATGCGCAGCCCGAGCGCGCGGGCCCGGGCGCGCAGCGCGTCCCAGGCGGGCTTGCCGCCCAGGTCCTCGGCGATGCGATACTCGAAGATCGAGTAGGCCGATGAGACCACATGCGGGCTGCCGCTCAATTCCTTGATCCGCCGCGAGGCGGGGCTTCGCTCCCACACCCCGATAAGCCACAGACCGCGGATGCCCCGCTCGACCAGCGCCTCCAGATCCCCATCCGGAATCTGGTCGAGCCGGCAGATCTCGCGCCCCTCTCGCCGGCTCAATTGGGCGAGCCAGACGTGGACATTTTTGGCCAAAAGAACCAGGTCGGCCATCCAATCCGCGTCGGCGCTAAAGCGCGCGCCGAGCGCCTCGAGGCCCGCAAAGGAAGGCGTCTCGATTGGCCCGGGGCCGCCGCCTCCGCCAAAGCGTCCCTTCGACTCTTCGCGCAGCACGTCGAGGGTGCTCAGGATCTGCTCGAGCAAACCGGCCGGCAAAAGATGCCCGAAATAGCGCCCCAAAAACTCAAGCTGCGAGTAGAGCGAATCGCCGCCGCGCTCAATCGGCAGGCGCAATAATTTGAGCAGTGATAATTCAAGCAGTGACGCCTCCGGCGACGCCCCGCTCTTCGGCGCGATGCCCCCTGCCCCCTGCGCCGCGCTGACGCTCGGGTCGAGGCCGGGCTGGGTCTCAAAGAATAACTCAAGGCCGCCCATCAGCGCGTCATAATTGGCGCGCGCGAGCCCGCTATCCTCGAAGAGAACCCGCTCAACGCCCACCGCCGGGTTCTCGTTGAGAAGACGCACGGTGATAAGATCGGCGATAAATTGCACGTCTCCGCCAAGCGCCTCGGATGCCAACGCCTCGGGCGCGCCCATACTCCGCGCCGCCTCGGCCGGAAAAAGCTGCGCAAACTCCCGCTGTGCCTCGCCCAATGTATCGGCCCCGACCGAGGCCTCCAACCAGCGCATCGCCTGCGCAAAGCCGCCAGGATTGACCTCGGCGCGCCAGATCTCGAGCAGGCGACGCCACACATTATTCAGACACGCCACCGCGCCCAATCGCCCGGTCTCAATGGCCGCGTCTTGGGCTCCACCCGGCGCCTGGCTCCGCAGAAACGCGTTGGCGTGGCCGCTGAGCTTTCGGAGCTCGTAGAAATTCTGCAACTTCGCCCGCCCGCGCGCGTCGATCTCCAGCGGCGCCTGCGCATCCTCGCCGGCCTGCGCCGCACTGAGCGCGAAGGCGTCGCGCGCCCGACCGCTTAGGAGCAAGCCCAGCGCCACCCCAGCCGTATTATGTCGCGTCATCTCTCTCTGACTCATCCCGATCATCCTGCGATATAGAGGTAACCTGCCGGCGCACACGTATCGAATCTATGGAATGGCGAGCGTACACACCAAACCGAGGTTGTCCAACCCGCGATCCAGCGTTGCGATGTTCGCATATCTCGACTAGCCCCCACCACGCGCTTGATGCACAATGCGCGCCGGGTTGGACGGCAAAATACTCGGATAGCCCATATAATTCATGACACTATGATGCAGCGGTAGATGTATGAAACGCGTTCAATCGACCTCCTTAAACAGCGCGAAGACGCCCCTCAACCCCCTGAAAAAACTCAGCTTTCTGAGCATCATCGGCTGCGCCCTCATGCTCCCGAGCGCGGCGAGCGCCAGCCCCTTCGAGATGTATGGTGCGGGCGGGCGGGCGTCAGCGATGGCCGGGGCGCAGACCGCTTCGGCCGAAGGCGCCGCGGCGATCTTCTATAATGTCGGCTCGCTGGCGCATAGCGAACCCGGGGTGAGCGGCGGGCTGACCGTCGGGCTCAATCGCTCGCGCATCCTGCTCATGAACCGCCCGTTGGGCTACGATATCCCGGACCTCGGCGGCTATTCGCCCGCCATCCCCAGCGGCATGACCAAATACGAGCGCCGCGACACCACCGACGTCGACAACCTCTACGTGCTGACCCTGGGCGGCGTGACCTCATTTGGCATCAAAGACCTGCGCGCGGGCCTGCTGCTGGCGATGCCGACCTCGGGTTATGTCGACGCGAATACCCACTTCGCCGACGAGCGCGAGCGCATCTTTAGCAACCAACTCCACTTCACCCTCACCGACCAGCGGCTGCGCCGTTTGGACCTGGAAATGGGCATCGCGTATAAGGTCGCCGACTGGATCTCAGCCGGCCTGGGCGCAACTTTCTCGCCCGGCACGGTGATGAGCACCAACGTCTATCTTCCCAATGTGGGCGATCAGAGCGACGTGGACCTCAACTCTCAAATTGACAGCGAGAGCCTCTGGGGCCTGCTCGCGGGCGTGCAGGTCGACTTCAGCGAGCAACTTCAATTCGGCCTGCAATACCGCAGCGAGGTCTATTTTCGCATCCACGGCCAGAATACGATTCGCGTCGGAAACACCGGCGGCAAGGACACCCGCGAGATCGTGCAGGTGCTCGACTGGACCCCCAGCTACTCGCCCCATAGCGTCTCGGCCGGCCTCGCCTGGACCCAGGGCGCGTCGAAGATCATGCTCGACGGGCGCTATGAGCGCTGGTCGGATTACCGAAATAACCATAGCAAGCCGACGAATTTCCACGACACCATCTCGCCGCGACTCGGCTATGAATATAGCCTGCCGGGCAAGGACGATAAGCCGGGCAATAAGTTGCGCGCGGGCCTTGGCTGGGTCCCCAGCCCGGTGCCCGACCAAACCGGGCGCACCAACTACGTCGACAACGACCGGGCGATGGCGAGCATCGGCGCCTCCTACCAGCTCGACGCGTTCGGGCTGCCGCTCGAGATCGACTGGGCGCTCCAGCTCCACGTCCTGATGTCGCGCGTAACCCACAAAAAAATAAAAGCTAGCAATCCGAACTGTGGTGCCGATGTTGACGTGATTTGTGACGAGGTTCCCGACGACCTGATCAACCCGCGCACCGGCCAGCCCTTCGAGGGCACGCAGGGGTTGCAGACAGGCAATCCGGGCTTCCCGGGCTTCACCTCGGGCGGCTGGATGGGCGGCGTGGTCGTCGAGGTCTCGTGGCTCCCCTGAGCGCCCCTGCCTCGATATGATCGCGCTGATTAATCGCACCATCGATTTTGCTGAGTATTAAAATGACCAAGATCACGAGATTCGCACAATTCGCAACCGGCACGCTCCTGGCGAGCAGTCTTCTGTGGGGCTGCCAGGTGGGGCGCGGGGATTCCGAAATTGAAGACCAATATATCGCTGACGCCGGCTTCGACGCCCTCGACGACGCCGACGCCGGCTGGGAGAACGACGCCGGCATCGGCCAGGGCGCCGGCGCAGGAACCATGAGCGGATCCTGGCTCCTGTTGCACGAGCGAAGCACCTGCCTTTTAGGCCAGGAGCAGCTCACCCACGCGACCTATATCATTGATATCGACCAGGAGGGCTCGACGCTTCGCGAGACCCGACGGCTCTGCGAGACCAACCTCTCCGAGGTCCTGGGCATGCGTATTCGCATCCCGCAGAAGGTGATCGATAATATCGACTTTATCCAGCAAGATCAGGGGCTTGTCTCGACCCTTCGCGTCGGAGGCAGCTACTTATCCTCGACCGAAGTTGCCCAGTGGGGGCTGGCGCTCGAGGACCCGACGACCGACTCTATCCCGGAGTCCGCCGACGATCCGCGGGTCATCGACACCGACGAAGACGGCAACCCGGCGGTGACCTTTCAGGTGGGCGACGACTGCGAGCGCTACCAGGCGCAGCGCCAATTGCTGCGCTATAGCGGGCGGTTCACCGCGCCCAATCAGATCGACGGCAGCTCGGCGGGCGTCACCGACATCGTCGTCTACGGCGGGTCCAATAACTTCTGCACCATCGCGCCCCCGGTCGAACCCAACGACCCGGCCAGCCGCTTCCGCATGGTCCGCATCGACGGCAAAGGCGGCGCGGTCAACGCCGACAGCAATAATGATGACGCGATTAGCTGCGAGGAGGCCATCGCGCTGTCGCCATTCGTGATGCAACGACGCGAATCCGACTCATCGAATTGCGCCAAATAATCAGATAAAAGCGCAGCGAGGCTAGGCGGAGGGGGCCGTGTCCCCCGTGTCTTCCAACAGGTCGTCGGCCTCGCTAAAATCGAGATGCAGGGTCTTCAAGAAGAACGACAGCGCGTCGGTCATCATATCGGCCAGGCGCAACATCCCGCGCACCCGCTTGAGGCGCGCGGGGTCCACCTCTTGCTCGCGGGCAAAATACAGCGCGTCCTTCAGGTCATCGCGCACCCGCACCACCAGGCTGAGCTCGCGCGCCTGGATCACCCGCCGTAGCATCTGCAAAAAGTCGACCTCCGCCACAAAATGGCGCACCTTGCTCTGGGGCACCTGCACGCGATGCGCCACCCCCCAGGCCTCCAGGTCCCGCGAGATCATCGACACCGCGCCCTTGGACAACCCAAGCTCACGCTGCAGATCCGCCGCCGACATCGGCTCGCCGCGCAGATACAGCAGGCACCAGGCGTGCCCGTGGTTGCGCTTAAACCCCCAGAACTCAATCACCCGCCCGACCGCGTTGATCGCCAGCGCCTCCCAGCGATCCAGCGCGGGAAAGTCGATATCATCCTCCGGGCTGTCCCGATACGTATATCCGTGCATCTCGATTGTCTCGAAAGAGTGCGGCTTCGCCACCCGATGACGCGGCGGCCAACTATAAAAAACCCCGGTGCTCATAATGAGCACCGGGGTTTCAAATCAAACACCTAAATCAGGTGCGGTCAACGATGCAGCCAGACTTACTGGACCGAACCGATTCCCGAGATTTTGGCAGCGTCGGTGTCGAAGGTCGTACCGATGCTCAACGCGTCGTCTTCGCCGTCGCCGTCGGTGTCGACGTCAACGAGAATACCGATGGTGGGCAGGAAGCCACATGCCTGAGTCAGGCTTGCGCAGGTCGAGTCGGCCTCGCAGGTGTTGTTCGGGGTATCTGCGCAGGAGGGCGCGACGCCTTCGAGATTCACGAAGTCGGCGCCTTCAAGGCCTAAGCACTCGCAGGAAGCAGCCGCGAAGCTGTTGACCGCGCTGACAAGGTCGTCAACGCGAACCGCGCCGCCGAGTTTGCCGCCGTTGAGGGCCGGATTCGCGTCTTTGATAACAACGCCGTCTTCCAGCGTGCTGCTGGCGTCAACGGTCGCTTCGATCTGAGCCTTGGAGATGCGCAGGCTGAGCGGCGCGTCCAAGAGGCCTTCCAGGGAGACGCTGATGTCGACGATGCCGGGGCCTGCGGTCAGGACGCCGTTCTCGATCTTCGCGTTCGGAAGCGAAGCCTGCGGGTGGGTGCCCTGGTCGACGCTGGTCGGGTCGATCACGAACGGGCCGGTCACCGGCGCCTCCACGCTCTCACCGAGCCACACGTTGAGCGTGTAGGGCGAGGAGTTCGCGAGGTCGTCAAGACCGTCATGCTCGAAGAGCAACACGAGGCTGCCCGACTCAATGCTGCCTTGGATACCTCCGTTGACGTCACCGAGGCTGTTGACGATCGAAAGAGCATTGTCGGGCTCACCGTTGCCGTTGAGGTCGAAGCAGCAATTCTCATCGCTCTCGGCGATGCGGAACGCCGTGACAATCGAAGAGGGACCGAACTCAGCGTCGGCCGGAGCCTCGTCGCAGCGCGCGGGGCGGTCTTCGCCGGTCAGGTCGCAACCGGTGGGAGCCGGCACACAGGCGGTCGCTTCAGCGTTGCACTCATAACCCTCGGCACACGTGTCCTGCTCGCATCCGGTCTCCGGGTCGCTCGTGTCGGCGTCGCCAGTAGCGTCGCCTTCGCCGGTGGTGTCGCCTTCGCCAGCAGTATCACCTTCGTCGCCAGCGTCGGGCTGGGTGTTATTTGTGTTATTGTCTTTTTTACCGGCGTCGTCATCGCCACAGGCGCTCAACGAAAGGCCCGCGCTAAGAAGCAATGCCAACAATCCTATCATTTTACGATTCAACATCGGTAATCCTCCAAATAAATCATGTATGAGCCACGCATCGGAACCACTCCGACCTGACCATTGATTCAAAAATGCAACATTCGTCTTCAGCCCGCGCGGCCGCATCAAAAGCCTTATTTAGCTCTTTGAAATGGGCCCGCATCTTTAAGCAAAAGCAAATTAGCAAAATCACCGCGCCCAAGCAAGTTTTAAGCCACGCCCAGGCTGCCTTATTTAGTTTGGTAACATCCAACGCGCGCCAGCCGGGGCCGGCGCGCGCGATCAGCCAGTCATTCTCATAGCGGATTAATCGTCAGGCCGCTGAGAATTTTGGGATAAAAATAGGTCGACTTCTGCGGCATTTTCCCGCCCGACTGACACACCTCGACCACCTGAGCAACCGGCGTCGGGTTCATCAACACCACAAGCTGGTGCTCGGGATTTTTGCGCGCAGCCACGGCCGCCTCAAGGCTCTTGATATAGCGCAGGTTCGTCTTGGCAGCCTGCGCCTCCATGCTGATGCCGATGATCCGGTCAAAAATCCCCTCATGCAAAATCGACACGTCCAGCCGGCGCACCTGCTCGGGGGTGTCGGCGTCGAAAATCGGCGCGCTCTCATCTCCCTTATATTGCACCAGAATCGGCTGCTCGAGATGCTGCGATAGCAATATGAAGCTCGGCGCATCTTCGGCCGCCTCGGCCAACTTCAGCTCAAGCTCCAGCGGCGTGTCGACCAGCTCTTTGGCCAGCGGCTGCAGGTCGTAGAGCTTGGAGTCTTCGAGGGTCTTGAGCAAAGCGCTCGCGTCGAAATCCGCCACACCGTGCACCACGCGATGGGTGCCGAAGACCTGCAGGCCCGGGTCGTGAATATTGACCATAAACGCCATCACATAATCGTAGGGCGCGGGCTGGTCGGAGCCGCCGTCTTCGGCCACGGAGCGGCGGAAGTCACGGTAGGCCAGCGCGGTCTCATAGCGGTGATGCCCGTCCGCGATCAGCAGCTGGGCGTCCTTTAAAATCTCGGCGACCTCGGCCTGGGCGTCCGCGTCAAAGACCGGCCAGAGTCGGTGGCGGATGCCGTCGGTATTCGTCGTCACGTCGAGCTCCTGCTCCTGCACTCGGTGCGCCTCAAGCAGGGCGTCGACCTTCCCTTCGGGATCGTCATACAGAAAGAAGATCGGGCTTAGATTCGCCTCGCAATTCTTCATCAGCTCCAGGCGGTCGACCTTCGGGCCGCGCAGCGTGCGCTCGTGCGGCAGCACGATGCCCTCATCATAGGTCGCCAGACGCACCGCGCCCAAAAACCCGCGGCGGGTGTGTTGGTTACCCTGCGCATCCTCAAATGTCTGCTGGTGCGCGTACAGGCCGGGGCGCACATCCTGGCGCAGTTGCCCGGTCGCCAGCCAATCCATCAGGTGGCGGCGCGCGCGGGTATAGCGGTTATTCTCGGCGCTATCGCTGTCATGCTGGCGGCCCAGCACCAGGCGCACGATATTGGCCGGATGCCCGGCGTACAGCGCGTCCTGCTCCTCGGTGTCGATGACATCGTAGGGCGGCGCCAGTAGGTCGGCAGGCTCGTCGCCGGCTTCCAAATGATAGCGAATTGCGCGAAATCCTCGAATTTCAGCCATTATATTATCGTCGTCTCAAAATGATGAATCGTTAACTTCTCTATAAAATACGCGCGGCGCTCACCCCGATGGCGGCGCCGCGCGCGGCCCTAAAAACCGTATTTCTTATTGCTTCTCGGCGAGCGCCTCGCGAATCACGCGCACAAAACTCTCGGCCGGCTGCGCGCCCACAACGGCGGTGCCGTCGATGATAAAGGTCGGCGTCCCCTGGAACC encodes:
- a CDS encoding DUF1015 domain-containing protein is translated as MAEIRGFRAIRYHLEAGDEPADLLAPPYDVIDTEEQDALYAGHPANIVRLVLGRQHDSDSAENNRYTRARRHLMDWLATGQLRQDVRPGLYAHQQTFEDAQGNQHTRRGFLGAVRLATYDEGIVLPHERTLRGPKVDRLELMKNCEANLSPIFFLYDDPEGKVDALLEAHRVQEQELDVTTNTDGIRHRLWPVFDADAQAEVAEILKDAQLLIADGHHRYETALAYRDFRRSVAEDGGSDQPAPYDYVMAFMVNIHDPGLQVFGTHRVVHGVADFDASALLKTLEDSKLYDLQPLAKELVDTPLELELKLAEAAEDAPSFILLSQHLEQPILVQYKGDESAPIFDADTPEQVRRLDVSILHEGIFDRIIGISMEAQAAKTNLRYIKSLEAAVAARKNPEHQLVVLMNPTPVAQVVEVCQSGGKMPQKSTYFYPKILSGLTINPL
- a CDS encoding alpha-amylase family glycosyl hydrolase, producing MSQREMTRHNTAGVALGLLLSGRARDAFALSAAQAGEDAQAPLEIDARGRAKLQNFYELRKLSGHANAFLRSQAPGGAQDAAIETGRLGAVACLNNVWRRLLEIWRAEVNPGGFAQAMRWLEASVGADTLGEAQREFAQLFPAEAARSMGAPEALASEALGGDVQFIADLITVRLLNENPAVGVERVLFEDSGLARANYDALMGGLELFFETQPGLDPSVSAAQGAGGIAPKSGASPEASLLELSLLKLLRLPIERGGDSLYSQLEFLGRYFGHLLPAGLLEQILSTLDVLREESKGRFGGGGGPGPIETPSFAGLEALGARFSADADWMADLVLLAKNVHVWLAQLSRREGREICRLDQIPDGDLEALVERGIRGLWLIGVWERSPASRRIKELSGSPHVVSSAYSIFEYRIAEDLGGKPAWDALRARARALGLRMAADMVPNHMGITSKWVYEHPEWFIRRDDLPYPSYQFNGPNLSDNPRVGIYLEDHYYERTDAAVTFKREDFSSGEVQYVYHGNDGTSMPWNDTAQLDYLNPEAREAVIQQILEVARNASIIRFDAAMTLVKKHIQRLWFPERGAGGAIPSRAQYAMSKEDFERVAGQEFWTEVVARVAQEAPDTLLLAEAFWMMEGFFVRSLGMHRVYNSAFMNMLSDEDNAGYRRVMKETLEFDPQILKRYVNFMSNPDEDTAIAQFGSGDKYFGVCALMATMPGLPMIGHGQIEGFTEKYGMDFNEPRLHEEPNEGLIARHAREIFPLLRARRLFSGVENFLLYDLYRVEGDAAGHVDENVFAYSNRLGDQASLVVFHNRYGDTRGWIRDSAAYRDTRGAGDASAAPIVRKRLIHGLDIRPGRDIFVTFREQRSGLEYIRHSEELEARGFFVDLGAYQCHIFLDFKTVRDTAEQTYRQLCEHLGGRGTASLSAEIRRRELRPLHAEFARILSPDLVRAIAQGRGTQALVLEHLEGVDFEAVGMLESFVAAQPDSAEDMQEDYAREVACDVEVLLQFQAYAALSPALKFSADDASDANLVVWAALLAWAIMRPLGGAAPTAEAGLRARSLWDEWSLEWVLQELFTALDIDPQASHEKIARALGLLRFGLGSQGWLSEASAREITAAELLDALLADPDARQFLGVNRHDDILWYHGESLEILTQWVARFGAMAAALEQARAGEEVVLAVPAGLASCLKEIVVAGDGAGYRVARLVAGV
- a CDS encoding GbsR/MarR family transcriptional regulator — encoded protein: MHGYTYRDSPEDDIDFPALDRWEALAINAVGRVIEFWGFKRNHGHAWCLLYLRGEPMSAADLQRELGLSKGAVSMISRDLEAWGVAHRVQVPQSKVRHFVAEVDFLQMLRRVIQARELSLVVRVRDDLKDALYFAREQEVDPARLKRVRGMLRLADMMTDALSFFLKTLHLDFSEADDLLEDTGDTAPSA
- a CDS encoding OmpP1/FadL family transporter is translated as MKRVQSTSLNSAKTPLNPLKKLSFLSIIGCALMLPSAASASPFEMYGAGGRASAMAGAQTASAEGAAAIFYNVGSLAHSEPGVSGGLTVGLNRSRILLMNRPLGYDIPDLGGYSPAIPSGMTKYERRDTTDVDNLYVLTLGGVTSFGIKDLRAGLLLAMPTSGYVDANTHFADERERIFSNQLHFTLTDQRLRRLDLEMGIAYKVADWISAGLGATFSPGTVMSTNVYLPNVGDQSDVDLNSQIDSESLWGLLAGVQVDFSEQLQFGLQYRSEVYFRIHGQNTIRVGNTGGKDTREIVQVLDWTPSYSPHSVSAGLAWTQGASKIMLDGRYERWSDYRNNHSKPTNFHDTISPRLGYEYSLPGKDDKPGNKLRAGLGWVPSPVPDQTGRTNYVDNDRAMASIGASYQLDAFGLPLEIDWALQLHVLMSRVTHKKIKASNPNCGADVDVICDEVPDDLINPRTGQPFEGTQGLQTGNPGFPGFTSGGWMGGVVVEVSWLP